The following are encoded in a window of Deinococcus sp. HSC-46F16 genomic DNA:
- the rpoC gene encoding DNA-directed RNA polymerase subunit beta', whose translation MKDFNKVRIAIASPARIREWSFGEVEKPETINYRTLKPEREGLFDERIFGPMKDYECACGKYKRQRYEGKVCERCGVEVTSSKVRRYRMGHIDLATPAAHIWYVKDTPSKIGTLLDLSAGQLEKVLYFSSFLVTDPRNAQKDGRPLKRGELLSDDEYRELRFGRQETYTIPNGQEAVIRDGEYVTRGQTLGGNVVSKMDGLAQYRFPRRAEIAYAEQVEASLPLPADVLVEQDAFRAGEILAELEADVTITAPVDGTAFLHDMGEDSVMVEIRDTTAAADEDTAAPQGEVLARVYIPHGMSVAVAEGEIVEAGSVLASASAGDRLRVSRDSRLSGVTFPKKKGDVKVTAHWTRRAEYRIEPQMHVLVGDGSEVRAGQKVVGAIDKEEEVIAEADGVITLHAPASIIVSKAKVYAYQDEPLVVNGDRVEPGDELADSGNLRSEISGRIEIDLVRKQVRVIESYDFEAKMGAEAVKELLDDLDLDQLEAELGEAMKDNSRHKRAKARKRLEVTRSFKRSGNHPSWMILETVPVMPPDLRPMVQVDGGRFATSDLNDLYRRLINRNNRLKKLMSQGAPDMIIRNEKRMLQEAVDALIDNGRRGSPVTNPGSDRSLRSLTDLLGGKQGRFRQNLLGKRVDYSGRSVIVVGPQLKLHQCGVPKRMALELFKPFLFKVLEEKGEVTNIKQARKMLERYRDTRDSVWDALEEVIEDKVVLLNRAPTLHRLGIQAFEPVLVEGQSIQLHPLVCEAFNADFDGDQMAIHVPLSAYAQAEARIQMLSAHNLLSPANGEPNVKPSRDIILGIFTLTQLRRDNLGMGTEFGSEQDALAALSEGRVALNTPVTVNGQETSPGRLKYVFSNPDEAIMAVDRGEIDFQDHVRIMLNGTLHETSAGRVMFRRLVQEALGAQGHLVDTLVNLETAYEKDHLKDMVMACYKELGVEATAGLLDALKDNGFRLSTTSGITIGIDDIVLPPNKAELLAEADGKLAEIEQNYEFGFMTEEERYKQVVQLWNDTTDEVKNAVFENFSRNYPFNPLWIMSQSGARGNPQQIRQLAGMRGLMARPDGSTIEVPIKASFREGLTVLEYFISTHGARKGGADTALRTADSGYLTRKLVDVAHEVVVRDVDCGTTDYTVMPLGATDERTGEWRSRKGSEIETSIYGRTLTADVDLSDGRVIEAGAMLSLEDVKAITRDAKQIGEVFVRTPLNCRVKAGVCQKCYGYDLSQAKPVSMGEAVGVVAAESIGEPGTQLTMRTFHTGGVAGGGDITMGLPRVIELFEARKPKTQAVVADRDGVVRIEEEEERYLVRIEAEDEQYSSKTATKISKGLRLIVRDGDRVEAGQPLTRGAINPHDLLLYKDTDAAQRYLVEEVQRVYRSQGVKVHDKHIEVIVRQMLRYVEVTEGGDTDLLEGQTVERWEVDQANEALADGQTPASWKPVLLGITKSSLTTKSWLSAASFQHTTHVLTEASMRGQVDELIGLKENVILGKLIPAGTGLTTVREMQVADDRTLEKYGEAGSSTDSVTGTGRYDDTRPGSAVNTPSYGD comes from the coding sequence TTGAAAGACTTCAACAAGGTCCGCATCGCCATCGCCAGCCCCGCCCGCATCCGCGAGTGGAGCTTTGGTGAGGTCGAGAAGCCGGAAACCATCAACTACCGCACCCTGAAGCCCGAGCGCGAGGGCCTCTTTGACGAGCGCATCTTCGGGCCGATGAAGGATTACGAGTGCGCCTGCGGCAAGTACAAGCGCCAGCGCTACGAGGGCAAGGTCTGCGAGCGCTGCGGCGTGGAAGTCACCAGCAGCAAGGTGCGCCGCTACCGCATGGGCCACATCGACCTCGCTACGCCCGCCGCGCACATCTGGTACGTGAAGGACACGCCCAGCAAGATCGGCACCCTGCTCGACCTGTCGGCTGGGCAACTGGAGAAGGTGCTGTACTTTTCCTCCTTCCTGGTGACCGATCCCCGCAACGCGCAGAAGGACGGGCGCCCCCTCAAGCGCGGCGAACTGCTCAGTGACGACGAGTACCGCGAGCTGCGCTTCGGGCGGCAGGAGACGTACACCATCCCCAACGGGCAGGAAGCGGTCATCCGTGACGGCGAGTACGTGACGCGCGGGCAGACGCTGGGCGGCAACGTGGTCTCCAAGATGGACGGCCTCGCGCAGTACCGCTTCCCCCGCCGTGCCGAGATCGCCTACGCCGAGCAGGTGGAGGCCTCGCTGCCCCTGCCCGCCGACGTGCTCGTCGAGCAGGACGCCTTCCGTGCGGGCGAGATTCTGGCCGAGCTGGAAGCGGACGTGACGATCACGGCGCCCGTGGACGGCACCGCGTTCCTGCACGACATGGGCGAGGACTCCGTGATGGTGGAGATCCGCGACACCACGGCGGCCGCCGACGAGGACACCGCCGCGCCCCAGGGCGAGGTGCTGGCCCGCGTGTACATCCCGCACGGGATGAGCGTGGCCGTGGCCGAGGGCGAGATCGTGGAAGCGGGCAGCGTCCTGGCGAGCGCCTCGGCGGGCGACCGCCTGCGCGTGAGCCGCGACAGCCGCCTCTCCGGCGTCACCTTCCCCAAGAAGAAGGGCGACGTGAAGGTCACCGCGCACTGGACCCGCCGCGCCGAGTACCGCATCGAGCCGCAGATGCACGTGCTCGTCGGGGATGGCTCGGAGGTCCGCGCCGGGCAGAAGGTCGTCGGCGCGATTGACAAGGAAGAAGAGGTCATCGCGGAAGCCGACGGCGTGATCACCCTGCACGCGCCCGCGAGCATCATCGTCTCCAAGGCGAAGGTGTACGCCTACCAGGACGAGCCCCTCGTCGTGAACGGCGACCGGGTGGAGCCGGGCGACGAACTGGCCGACTCGGGCAACCTGCGCAGTGAGATCAGCGGGCGTATCGAGATCGACCTCGTGCGCAAGCAGGTGCGGGTCATCGAGTCCTACGACTTCGAGGCCAAGATGGGCGCCGAGGCGGTCAAGGAACTGCTCGACGACCTCGACCTCGACCAGCTTGAGGCTGAACTCGGCGAGGCGATGAAGGACAACAGCCGCCACAAGCGGGCCAAGGCCCGCAAGCGGCTGGAGGTCACCCGCTCCTTCAAGCGCAGCGGCAACCACCCGTCGTGGATGATTCTGGAGACGGTGCCGGTCATGCCGCCCGACCTCCGGCCGATGGTGCAGGTGGACGGCGGGCGCTTCGCCACCTCCGACCTCAACGACCTGTACCGCCGCCTGATCAACCGCAACAACCGCCTCAAGAAGCTGATGAGCCAGGGCGCCCCCGACATGATCATCCGCAACGAGAAGCGGATGCTGCAAGAAGCCGTCGACGCGCTGATCGACAACGGGCGGCGCGGCAGCCCGGTCACCAACCCCGGCTCCGACCGCAGCCTGCGCTCGCTGACCGACCTGCTGGGCGGCAAGCAGGGCCGCTTCCGGCAGAACCTGCTGGGCAAGCGCGTGGACTACTCCGGCCGCTCGGTAATCGTGGTCGGCCCGCAGCTCAAGCTGCACCAGTGCGGGGTGCCCAAGCGCATGGCGCTGGAACTCTTCAAGCCCTTCCTGTTCAAGGTGCTGGAGGAAAAGGGCGAGGTCACCAACATCAAGCAGGCCCGCAAGATGCTGGAGCGCTACCGCGACACCCGCGACAGCGTGTGGGACGCGCTGGAAGAGGTCATCGAGGACAAGGTCGTGCTGCTCAACCGCGCCCCGACCCTGCACCGCCTCGGCATCCAGGCGTTCGAGCCGGTCCTCGTCGAGGGTCAGTCCATCCAGCTTCACCCGCTGGTCTGTGAGGCGTTCAACGCCGACTTCGACGGCGACCAGATGGCGATTCACGTGCCGCTCTCGGCCTATGCGCAGGCCGAAGCCCGCATCCAGATGCTCTCGGCGCACAACCTGCTCTCGCCCGCGAACGGCGAGCCCAACGTCAAGCCCAGCCGCGACATCATTCTCGGCATCTTCACGCTGACGCAGCTTCGGCGCGACAACCTCGGCATGGGCACGGAGTTCGGCAGCGAGCAGGACGCGCTGGCGGCGCTGTCGGAAGGCCGCGTGGCGCTGAACACGCCGGTCACCGTGAACGGGCAGGAGACCAGCCCCGGCCGCCTGAAGTACGTCTTCTCCAACCCCGACGAGGCGATCATGGCCGTGGACCGCGGCGAGATCGACTTCCAGGACCACGTGCGGATCATGCTGAACGGCACCCTGCACGAGACCTCCGCCGGGCGCGTGATGTTCCGCCGCCTGGTGCAGGAGGCGCTGGGAGCGCAGGGCCACCTCGTGGACACGCTGGTGAACCTGGAGACGGCCTACGAGAAGGATCACCTCAAGGACATGGTGATGGCCTGCTACAAGGAGCTGGGCGTGGAGGCCACCGCCGGGCTGCTGGACGCGCTGAAGGACAACGGCTTCCGGCTCTCGACCACCTCGGGCATCACCATCGGCATCGACGACATCGTGCTGCCGCCCAACAAGGCGGAGCTGCTCGCGGAAGCCGACGGCAAGCTCGCGGAAATCGAGCAGAACTACGAGTTCGGCTTCATGACCGAAGAGGAGCGCTACAAGCAGGTCGTGCAGCTCTGGAACGACACCACCGACGAGGTGAAGAACGCGGTCTTCGAGAACTTCAGCCGCAACTACCCCTTCAATCCCCTCTGGATCATGTCGCAGTCCGGGGCCCGTGGGAACCCGCAGCAGATTCGTCAGCTCGCGGGGATGCGCGGCCTGATGGCCCGCCCCGACGGCTCGACCATCGAGGTGCCCATCAAGGCGTCCTTCCGCGAGGGCCTGACCGTGCTGGAGTACTTCATCTCGACCCACGGCGCCCGTAAGGGGGGCGCGGACACCGCGCTCCGCACGGCCGACTCGGGGTACCTGACCCGCAAGCTGGTGGACGTGGCCCACGAGGTCGTCGTGCGCGACGTGGACTGCGGCACCACCGACTACACGGTCATGCCGCTGGGCGCGACCGACGAGCGGACCGGCGAGTGGCGTTCGCGCAAGGGCAGCGAGATCGAGACCTCGATCTATGGCCGCACCCTGACTGCCGACGTGGACCTCTCGGACGGCCGCGTGATCGAGGCGGGCGCGATGCTCAGCCTGGAGGACGTGAAGGCGATCACCCGCGACGCCAAGCAGATTGGCGAGGTGTTTGTCCGCACACCGCTGAACTGCCGCGTGAAGGCGGGCGTCTGCCAGAAGTGCTACGGCTACGACCTGTCGCAGGCCAAGCCCGTCTCGATGGGCGAGGCGGTCGGCGTGGTGGCCGCCGAGTCCATCGGCGAGCCCGGCACGCAGCTCACCATGCGCACCTTCCACACCGGCGGTGTGGCGGGCGGCGGCGACATCACGATGGGTCTGCCCCGCGTGATCGAGCTGTTCGAGGCCCGCAAGCCCAAGACCCAGGCTGTGGTCGCTGACCGTGACGGCGTGGTCCGCATCGAGGAGGAAGAGGAACGGTATCTCGTCCGCATCGAGGCCGAGGACGAGCAGTACTCGTCCAAGACCGCGACCAAGATCAGCAAGGGCCTGCGCCTGATCGTGCGCGACGGCGACCGGGTGGAAGCCGGGCAGCCGCTGACGCGCGGCGCGATCAACCCGCACGACCTGCTGCTGTACAAGGACACCGACGCGGCGCAGCGCTACCTGGTGGAAGAAGTGCAGCGCGTGTACCGCTCGCAGGGCGTGAAGGTGCACGACAAGCACATCGAAGTCATCGTGCGGCAGATGCTGCGCTACGTGGAGGTCACCGAGGGTGGCGACACCGACCTGCTCGAAGGCCAGACCGTCGAGCGCTGGGAAGTGGATCAGGCCAACGAGGCGCTGGCCGACGGTCAGACCCCCGCGAGCTGGAAGCCGGTGCTGCTGGGCATCACCAAGAGCAGCCTGACGACCAAGTCGTGGCTCTCGGCGGCGAGCTTCCAGCACACGACGCACGTGCTGACCGAGGCCTCCATGCGCGGCCAGGTCGACGAGCTGATCGGCCTCAAGGAGAACGTCATCCTGGGCAAGCTGATTCCGGCGGGCACGGGCCTGACCACCGTCCGCGAGATGCAGGTCGCCGACGACCGCACGCTGGAGAAGTACGGCGAGGCGGGCAGCAGCACCGACTCGGTGACGGGCACGGGCCGCTACGACGACACCCGCCCCGGCAGCGCGGTGAACACCCCCAGCTACGGCGACTAA
- a CDS encoding DNA-directed RNA polymerase subunit beta — protein sequence MTLTNQKPRIERFGEITEVIPLPELTEVQVNSFKAFLQDDRAPDQRENAGLQSAFREVFPIDETEKGRSTGLVLDFLEYRLGEAPYTPEECREKDLTYQAPMYAKLQLIHKDSGLIKEDQVFLGDLPLMTDDGSFVINGADRVVISQIHRSPGVYFTSSYKGIKKLYTAAIIPMPKRGPWIELEFAGGVLEMKVNKRKFPVAMLLRVLGYDDAQLRALFTEFDADLELPEDKSAGMSADEALLRLFTVLRPGDPPKRDKAIQYLYGLLADPKRYDLGDPGRFKMNTKLGTSRQERTLLTFQDGRFSDAGLVDTIRYLMALQHGLETVTIGADEDGVANEVPVTEDDIDHLGNRRVRTVGELLADQLRVGMGRMARGVRERMLLGNPDAATPTKLVNNRPIVAAMREFFGRSQLSQFKDQTNPLSDLRHKRRISALGPGGLTRERAGFDVRDVHRTHYGRICPIETPEGANIGLISSLSSYSKVNELGFIEAPYRRVENGRVTDDVVYMTADIEDRYTIAQANSPLNADGTFADERVLARRKGDPLLYTPDEVDFMDVSPKQIVSINTSLIPFLEHDDANRALMGSNMQSQAVPLVRADSPAVGTGVEERVVSDSGTSVISDVAGRVSYVDSRVIQVTLTEDAPQAGMVTGNIRTFELVRFTRSNQGTNLDQHPIVNVGDEIVRGQVIADGPASDLGRLALGQNITIAIMPFDGFNFEDAICISEGLVRKDFYTSVHIEKDEIEARDTKLGPEKITRDIPGLSEAALRDLDEDGIVRVGAEVKPGDILVGKTSFKGESEPTPEERLLRSIFGEKAREVKDTSLRVQSGQGGIVVKTVRFRRGDEGVDLKPGVREMVRVYVAQKRQLQVGDKVANRHGNKGVVSKILPPEDMPYLEDGTPVDLVFNPLGVPSRMNLGQILETHLGEVARLTGQKFVTPVFDSATEVAIKEMLEVAAAERLQRRKDEGFELDKREQEVLDRAGKLGVIGQPGDDYEAAQMQLARTGKSILFDGRTGEPISGPVVVGTMYVMKLYHMVEDKLHARSTGPYSLITQQPLGGKAQFGGQRFGEMEVWALEAYGAAHTLQEMLTIKSDDIDGRDAAYQSIVKGEEVSGSTIPESFKVLVKELHSLGLDVEVLDNGDRPVDIFEGMMPKR from the coding sequence ATGACCCTGACGAATCAGAAACCGCGCATCGAGCGGTTCGGTGAGATCACCGAAGTGATCCCGCTTCCCGAACTGACCGAGGTGCAGGTCAACTCCTTCAAGGCCTTTTTGCAAGACGACCGCGCTCCTGACCAGCGCGAGAACGCGGGGCTCCAGAGCGCCTTCCGCGAGGTCTTCCCCATCGACGAGACCGAGAAGGGCCGCTCGACGGGGCTGGTGCTGGACTTCCTCGAGTACCGCCTTGGCGAAGCGCCCTACACTCCGGAGGAGTGCCGCGAGAAGGACCTGACCTACCAGGCCCCGATGTACGCCAAGCTCCAACTGATCCACAAGGACTCGGGCCTCATCAAGGAAGACCAGGTGTTCCTGGGCGACCTGCCGCTGATGACCGACGACGGTTCCTTTGTCATCAACGGGGCCGACCGCGTGGTGATCTCGCAGATCCACCGTTCGCCCGGCGTGTACTTCACGTCCTCCTACAAGGGGATCAAGAAGCTGTACACGGCGGCGATCATCCCCATGCCCAAGCGCGGCCCCTGGATCGAGCTGGAGTTCGCGGGCGGCGTGCTGGAGATGAAGGTCAACAAGCGCAAGTTCCCGGTGGCGATGCTGCTGCGGGTGCTGGGCTATGACGACGCCCAGCTCCGGGCGCTCTTTACCGAGTTCGACGCCGACCTCGAACTGCCCGAGGACAAGAGCGCGGGCATGAGCGCGGACGAGGCGCTGCTGCGCCTGTTCACCGTGCTGCGCCCCGGCGACCCGCCCAAGCGCGACAAGGCGATCCAGTACCTCTACGGCCTGCTGGCCGACCCCAAGCGCTACGACCTGGGTGACCCCGGCCGCTTCAAGATGAACACCAAGCTGGGCACCTCCCGGCAGGAGCGCACGCTGCTCACCTTCCAGGACGGCCGCTTCAGTGACGCCGGGCTGGTGGACACCATCCGCTACCTGATGGCGCTCCAGCACGGTCTGGAGACGGTGACCATCGGGGCCGACGAGGACGGTGTGGCGAACGAGGTGCCCGTCACGGAAGACGACATCGACCACCTCGGCAACCGCCGCGTGCGCACGGTGGGCGAGCTGCTCGCCGACCAACTCCGCGTGGGCATGGGCCGCATGGCGCGGGGCGTGCGCGAACGCATGCTGCTCGGGAACCCCGACGCCGCGACCCCCACCAAGCTGGTGAACAACCGCCCCATCGTGGCGGCGATGCGCGAGTTCTTCGGCCGCAGCCAGCTCTCGCAGTTCAAGGACCAGACCAACCCGCTGTCCGACCTGCGCCACAAGCGGCGTATCTCGGCCCTGGGTCCGGGGGGCCTGACGCGCGAGCGGGCGGGCTTCGACGTGCGCGACGTGCACCGCACGCACTACGGACGCATCTGCCCGATCGAGACGCCGGAAGGCGCGAACATCGGCCTGATCTCCTCGCTGTCCTCGTACTCGAAGGTCAACGAGCTGGGCTTTATCGAGGCCCCTTACCGCCGGGTCGAGAACGGGCGCGTCACCGACGACGTGGTCTACATGACCGCCGACATCGAGGACCGTTACACCATCGCGCAGGCGAACTCGCCGCTGAACGCGGACGGCACCTTCGCCGATGAGCGCGTGCTGGCCCGCCGCAAGGGGGACCCGCTGCTGTACACGCCCGACGAAGTGGACTTCATGGACGTGTCGCCCAAGCAGATCGTTTCCATCAACACCAGCCTCATTCCCTTCTTGGAGCACGACGACGCCAACCGGGCGCTGATGGGCTCGAACATGCAGTCGCAGGCCGTGCCGCTCGTTCGCGCCGACAGCCCCGCCGTGGGCACCGGCGTCGAGGAGCGCGTGGTGAGCGACTCGGGCACCAGCGTGATCAGTGACGTTGCGGGCCGCGTGAGCTACGTGGACTCGCGCGTGATTCAGGTGACGCTGACCGAGGACGCGCCGCAGGCCGGAATGGTGACGGGCAACATCCGCACCTTCGAACTTGTGCGTTTTACCCGCTCCAACCAGGGCACCAACCTCGACCAGCATCCCATCGTGAACGTGGGCGACGAGATCGTGCGCGGGCAGGTCATCGCGGACGGCCCCGCCTCCGACCTCGGGCGCCTCGCGCTGGGGCAGAACATCACCATCGCGATCATGCCCTTCGACGGCTTCAACTTCGAAGACGCGATCTGCATCTCCGAGGGGCTGGTCCGCAAGGACTTCTACACCTCGGTCCACATCGAGAAAGACGAGATCGAGGCCCGCGACACCAAGCTCGGCCCGGAGAAGATCACCCGCGACATCCCCGGCCTGTCCGAGGCGGCGCTACGTGACCTCGACGAGGACGGCATCGTGCGTGTGGGGGCGGAGGTCAAGCCCGGCGATATTCTCGTGGGCAAGACCAGTTTCAAGGGCGAGTCCGAACCGACCCCCGAAGAGCGCCTGCTGCGCTCGATCTTCGGTGAGAAGGCCCGCGAGGTGAAGGACACCTCCCTGCGCGTGCAGTCCGGTCAGGGCGGCATCGTGGTGAAGACGGTGCGCTTCCGCCGCGGCGACGAAGGCGTGGACCTCAAGCCCGGCGTGCGCGAGATGGTGCGCGTGTACGTGGCCCAGAAGCGCCAGCTTCAGGTGGGCGACAAGGTGGCGAACCGCCACGGGAACAAGGGCGTGGTCTCCAAGATCCTGCCCCCCGAGGACATGCCCTACCTGGAAGACGGCACCCCGGTGGACCTCGTGTTCAACCCGCTCGGCGTGCCCTCGCGCATGAACCTCGGCCAGATCCTGGAAACGCACCTCGGTGAGGTCGCGCGTCTGACCGGGCAGAAGTTCGTGACGCCCGTGTTCGACTCCGCGACCGAAGTGGCGATCAAGGAGATGCTGGAAGTCGCCGCCGCCGAGAGGTTGCAGCGCCGCAAGGACGAGGGCTTCGAGCTCGACAAGCGCGAGCAGGAAGTGCTCGACCGCGCCGGGAAGCTCGGCGTGATCGGTCAGCCGGGCGACGACTACGAGGCCGCCCAGATGCAGCTCGCCCGCACCGGCAAGAGCATCCTGTTCGACGGGCGCACCGGCGAGCCGATCTCCGGCCCGGTCGTGGTGGGCACCATGTACGTCATGAAGCTCTACCACATGGTGGAGGACAAGCTGCACGCCCGCTCCACCGGCCCCTACAGCCTCATCACCCAGCAGCCGCTCGGCGGTAAGGCGCAGTTCGGCGGCCAGCGCTTCGGCGAGATGGAAGTGTGGGCGCTGGAAGCCTACGGCGCGGCGCACACCCTGCAGGAGATGCTCACGATCAAGTCCGACGACATCGACGGACGCGACGCTGCCTACCAGAGCATCGTCAAGGGCGAGGAAGTCTCCGGCAGCACCATTCCCGAGTCCTTCAAGGTGCTCGTCAAGGAGCTGCACTCGCTGGGCCTCGACGTCGAGGTGCTCGACAACGGGGACCGTCCGGTGGACATCTTCGAAGGGATGATGCCGAAGCGCTAA
- a CDS encoding cold-shock protein — protein sequence MAVGRVKWFNAEKGYGFIETEGSEDVFAHFSAIQAQGFKKLNEGDEVEFEIEAGQRGKGPQAKNIVVTKAAPAPAYGDRPQRRDNNRW from the coding sequence ATGGCAGTAGGCAGAGTGAAGTGGTTCAACGCGGAAAAGGGTTACGGATTCATCGAGACGGAAGGCAGCGAGGACGTGTTCGCGCACTTCAGCGCCATCCAGGCCCAGGGCTTCAAGAAGCTCAACGAGGGTGACGAGGTCGAATTCGAGATCGAAGCGGGCCAGCGTGGCAAGGGTCCCCAGGCCAAGAACATCGTCGTGACGAAGGCCGCCCCGGCCCCCGCCTACGGCGACCGTCCCCAGCGCCGCGACAACAACCGCTGGTAA
- the rplL gene encoding 50S ribosomal protein L7/L12 — protein MAYDKQALIDQLSTLTIMELADLIDGLKETWGVTAAVAVAGPAAGGAAPAAEEKTEFDVVLVDAGASKINVIKEIRAITGLGLKEAKDLSEKGGALKEGVSKDDAEKMKAQLEAAGAKVELK, from the coding sequence ATGGCTTACGACAAGCAGGCTCTGATTGACCAGCTCAGCACCCTCACCATCATGGAACTCGCCGACCTCATTGACGGTCTCAAGGAGACCTGGGGCGTGACCGCCGCCGTCGCGGTGGCGGGTCCCGCCGCCGGGGGCGCTGCGCCCGCCGCCGAGGAGAAGACCGAGTTTGACGTGGTGCTCGTTGACGCGGGCGCCAGCAAGATCAACGTCATTAAGGAAATCCGCGCCATCACCGGCCTGGGTCTGAAGGAGGCCAAGGACCTCAGCGAGAAGGGCGGCGCTCTCAAGGAAGGCGTGAGCAAGGACGACGCCGAGAAGATGAAGGCGCAGCTCGAGGCCGCGGGCGCCAAGGTCGAACTGAAGTAA
- the rplJ gene encoding 50S ribosomal protein L10, with product MANARNQQNLSSLQGSLSGIETFYVVDYQGLTAGQLSRLRKDIREKGGQLIVAKNTLIHLALQGNGQDFSDSLKGPSALVLAHDDPAGVAKTLSDAAKGNDRGIPAMKGGLVEGRRVDVAVIERLASLGSKQSLQGEFVGVLSSHLSSFVGILEAYQEKLGGGGSAEAQG from the coding sequence GTGGCGAACGCACGCAATCAGCAGAACCTGAGCAGCCTTCAGGGCAGCCTCAGCGGGATCGAGACGTTTTACGTCGTCGATTACCAGGGCCTGACCGCCGGGCAGCTCAGCCGCCTGCGCAAGGACATCCGCGAAAAGGGTGGGCAACTGATCGTTGCCAAGAACACCCTGATCCACCTCGCCCTCCAGGGCAACGGTCAGGACTTCAGCGACAGCCTCAAGGGACCCAGCGCCCTCGTGCTGGCGCATGACGACCCCGCTGGGGTCGCCAAGACCCTGAGCGACGCCGCCAAGGGCAACGACCGCGGCATCCCTGCCATGAAGGGCGGCCTCGTCGAAGGGCGCCGCGTGGACGTGGCCGTCATCGAGCGTCTGGCCAGCCTGGGCAGCAAGCAGAGCCTTCAGGGCGAATTCGTGGGTGTGCTCTCCAGCCACCTGTCGAGCTTTGTCGGCATCCTGGAAGCGTACCAGGAGAAGCTGGGCGGCGGCGGCAGCGCCGAAGCCCAGGGCTAA
- the rplA gene encoding 50S ribosomal protein L1, whose amino-acid sequence MPKHGKRYRALVEKVDRTKQYTIDEAAALVKELATAKFDETVEVHFRLGIDPRKSDQNVRGTVALPHGTGKTVRVAVITKGDNVAAAEAAGADVVGSDELIERIAGGFMEFDAVVATPDMMAQVGQKLARLLGPRGLLPNPKSGTVGPDVAGMVRGLKAGRIEFRNDKTGVVHAPIGKASFGPDNLSANYQALVSALEAAKPGSAKGMYLRSAYLTSTMGPSIPLTLSSQAQA is encoded by the coding sequence ATGCCTAAGCACGGCAAGCGTTACCGCGCCCTGGTCGAGAAGGTCGACCGCACCAAGCAGTACACCATTGACGAAGCCGCCGCGCTCGTGAAGGAACTGGCGACCGCCAAGTTCGACGAGACGGTGGAAGTGCACTTCCGCCTCGGCATCGACCCCCGCAAGAGCGACCAGAACGTGCGCGGCACGGTCGCCCTGCCCCACGGGACCGGTAAGACGGTGCGCGTGGCGGTCATCACCAAGGGCGACAACGTGGCGGCGGCCGAAGCGGCGGGCGCCGACGTGGTCGGCAGCGACGAGCTGATCGAGCGCATCGCGGGCGGCTTCATGGAGTTCGACGCCGTCGTGGCGACGCCCGACATGATGGCCCAGGTCGGCCAGAAGCTCGCGCGTCTGCTCGGGCCGCGCGGCCTGCTCCCCAACCCCAAGAGCGGCACCGTCGGCCCCGACGTGGCGGGCATGGTGCGCGGCCTCAAGGCCGGGCGCATCGAGTTCCGCAACGACAAGACCGGCGTGGTGCACGCGCCCATCGGCAAGGCCAGCTTCGGGCCGGACAACCTCAGCGCCAACTACCAGGCGCTAGTGTCCGCTCTCGAGGCCGCCAAGCCGGGCAGCGCCAAGGGTATGTACCTCCGCAGCGCGTACCTGACCAGCACGATGGGGCCGAGCATTCCCCTCACGCTGAGCAGCCAAGCCCAGGCCTGA
- the rplK gene encoding 50S ribosomal protein L11, with the protein MKKVAGLVKLQLPAGKATPAPPVGPALGQYGANIMEFTKAFNAQTADKGDAIIPVEITIYADRSFTFITKTPPMSYLIRKAAGLQKGSATPNKAKVGKLNWDQVLEIARTKMPDLNAGSVEAAANTVAGTARSMGVTIEGAPHA; encoded by the coding sequence ATGAAGAAAGTCGCAGGGCTTGTCAAGCTCCAACTGCCTGCGGGCAAGGCCACCCCGGCCCCCCCCGTCGGCCCCGCGCTGGGTCAGTACGGCGCGAACATCATGGAGTTCACGAAGGCGTTCAACGCGCAGACGGCCGACAAGGGTGACGCGATCATCCCCGTCGAGATCACCATCTACGCCGACCGCTCCTTTACCTTCATCACCAAGACCCCTCCGATGAGCTACCTGATTCGCAAGGCGGCGGGACTCCAGAAGGGCAGCGCGACTCCCAACAAGGCCAAGGTCGGCAAGCTGAACTGGGATCAGGTGCTGGAAATCGCCCGCACCAAGATGCCCGACCTGAATGCCGGGAGCGTCGAGGCGGCCGCCAACACCGTGGCCGGGACCGCCCGCTCCATGGGCGTGACCATCGAGGGGGCTCCCCATGCCTAA